CTGATTGCACAAGTACAATCGAGTTCTCTGGTAAGTAATAGACTGCTGGGGTCTGTGTCCCTGCAAAACAAGTACTCTCTCCCTTATCATCTAATAAACGTATGAAAGGACGAGCATCTTTAACCGAGCTTGAGCGTTCTTTAGCACCTTTTACAACGCGAGTTACCAGGCCTGTTAATTCATCAACACGCTCTTCAACTGTACCTTCAAAGTTTCCGAACTCAATTTGACCGCTTACTTCAGTGATAACTGGGTGAGTATGCGGATCCCAACTTGCAATACTCTGACCAGAGGTTAGCTTCTGACCCTCAGTAACCTCTAGAATGGCGCCATAAGGCACTTTATAACGTTCTTTCTCACGGCCTGCATCATCTAAAATAGTGACCTCACCAGAGCGCGTTGTAACCATTACCTTATCTTCAGAGTTTTTAACTGTTTTAAGATTATGGAACTTAACGGTACCTTCGTACTTAACTTCAACCTGGCTTTGCGCCGCTGTCTGCGAAGCAGTACCCCCAATATGGAAAGTACGCATTGTCAACTGAGTACCAGGCTCACCAATCGACTGAGCAGCCATTACACCCACAGCTTCACCCATGTTAACTAGGTGACCACGTGCCAAGTCTCGGCCATAACATTTTTGACACACACCAAATTTTGTTTCACACGTAATAGTGGATCTAACTTTCACGCGATCAATACCATGCGTATCAATGAGAGCCACTAAGCTTTCGTCTAGCAGAGTACCGGCTGCAACTATACATCCACCCTTAGCATCAAGTACATCATCACTTAAAACACGTCCGAGAATACGCTCGCGTAGGGATTCAATTACATCACCACCCTCAACATGCGCGGTCATTTCAACTCCGCTATCTGTACCGCAGTCATTTTCTGTCACAACCACATCTTGAGCGACATCTACTAAACGACGTGTCAAATAACCAGAGTTAGCCGTCTTCAATGCCGTATCTGCCAAACCTTTACGAGCACCATGTGTAGAAATAAAGTACTGTAAAACGTTTAGACCTTCACGGAAGTTGGCTGTAATGGGGGTTTCAATGATGGAACCATCAGGTTTTGCCATCAAGCCACGCATACCACCAAGCTGACGCATCTGCGCGACCGAACCACGAGCACCAGAGTCAGCCATCATATAGATTGAGTTAAACGAACTTTGTTTAACCTCTTCACCTTCAGTGGTTGTAACCATGTCATATTGCAACTCTTCCATCATGGCTTTTGTTACAAGTTCATTTGTGTGCGACCAAATATCAACAACTTTGTTATAGCGCTCACCCTCAGTAACCAGACCCTGTGAATACTGCGACTGAATTTCTTTAACTTGATCTTCAGCACGCTCAAGAATTCCCGCTTTTTCATCAGGAATCAACATATCATCTGAACAGAAAGATAAACCAGCCATCGTTGACCACTTAAAACCAGCGTACATCAATTGGTCAGCAAAAATAACTGTTTCTTTTGGACCAAGTACGCGGTAACAGGTATTTAAGACCTTACTGATGTTCTTCTTTGTCAAATTAGTGTTCAAAAGATCAAACGATAAACCTTTTGGCAAAATTCTGCATAACAAAGCACGACCAACAGTTGTATCGACAATGCGAGTACTTACATGCTCTTTATCATCTTCAACAATTGTCTCTTCAACTTTGAGTTTGATCTTAGTGTGCAAATGGACAACTTTAGCTTCCTGTGCTCTTACCACTTCCTGCCAGTTTGAAAAAGCTTTGCCTTCTCCAATCGAATTGATGCGCTCACGCGTAATGTAATATAAGCCAAGTACAACGTCTTGTGATGGCACAATAATTGGCTCACCATTGGCTGGTGACAGCAGGTTGTTGGTCGACATCATTAATGTGCGAGCTTCAAGCTGTGCTTCAAGCGACAATGGAACATGCACGGCCATCTGGTCACCATCGAAGTCAGCGTTAAAGGCAGAACAAACCAAAGGATGCAAATTAATAGCTTTGCCTTCAATCAACACAGGTTCGAATGCCTGAATACCAAGACGGTGAAGTGTTGGAGCGCGGTTCAATAATACAGGATGCTCACGAATGACTTCATCCAACACATCCCATACTTCAGGCAAGCCTTGCTCAACCATTTTTTTAGCGGCTTTAATTGTTGGTGCAGCACCACGTTTTTGCAACTTACTAAAAATGAATGGTTTAAATAACTCTAACGCCATCTTTTTAGGTAAACCACACTGGTGCAATCTCAAAGTAGGCCCTACAACAATGACCGAACGTCCAGAATAATCAACACGCTTACCAAGTAGGTTCTGACGGAAACGACCCTGCTTACCTTTGATCATATCAGCCAAAGACTTTAACTGGCGCTTGTTGGTGCCAGTTACAGCACGGCCACGACGACCATTATCCAACAACGAATCTACGGCTTCTTGAAGCATACGTTTTTCGTTACGAACAATAATATCTGGTGCCATCAAATCTAATAAGCGCTTAAGACGGTTATTACGGTTAATTACTCGGCGATATAAGTCGTTAAGATCCGAAGTTGCAAAACGCCCACCATCAAGTGGAACTAATGGTCTAAGTTCAGGAGGCAATACTGGAAGAACTTCCAAT
The Thiomicrospira pelophila DSM 1534 genome window above contains:
- the rpoC gene encoding DNA-directed RNA polymerase subunit beta', whose amino-acid sequence is MKDLLGFLKKQNVSSEFDAIKVSLASPEKIRSWSYGEVKKPETINYRTFKPERDGLFCAKIFGPIRDYECLCGKYKRLKHRGVICEKCGVEVTQSKVRRERMGHIDLATPVAHIWFLKSLPSRIGLMLDMTLKEIEAVLYFEAFMVVDPGLTPLEPWQLLTEEEYLDALEEHGDEFEAQMGAEAIKRMLKSIDLAEEAARLRGEVETTTSETKQKKVSKRLKLIESFLSSGNNPEWMVLEVLPVLPPELRPLVPLDGGRFATSDLNDLYRRVINRNNRLKRLLDLMAPDIIVRNEKRMLQEAVDSLLDNGRRGRAVTGTNKRQLKSLADMIKGKQGRFRQNLLGKRVDYSGRSVIVVGPTLRLHQCGLPKKMALELFKPFIFSKLQKRGAAPTIKAAKKMVEQGLPEVWDVLDEVIREHPVLLNRAPTLHRLGIQAFEPVLIEGKAINLHPLVCSAFNADFDGDQMAVHVPLSLEAQLEARTLMMSTNNLLSPANGEPIIVPSQDVVLGLYYITRERINSIGEGKAFSNWQEVVRAQEAKVVHLHTKIKLKVEETIVEDDKEHVSTRIVDTTVGRALLCRILPKGLSFDLLNTNLTKKNISKVLNTCYRVLGPKETVIFADQLMYAGFKWSTMAGLSFCSDDMLIPDEKAGILERAEDQVKEIQSQYSQGLVTEGERYNKVVDIWSHTNELVTKAMMEELQYDMVTTTEGEEVKQSSFNSIYMMADSGARGSVAQMRQLGGMRGLMAKPDGSIIETPITANFREGLNVLQYFISTHGARKGLADTALKTANSGYLTRRLVDVAQDVVVTENDCGTDSGVEMTAHVEGGDVIESLRERILGRVLSDDVLDAKGGCIVAAGTLLDESLVALIDTHGIDRVKVRSTITCETKFGVCQKCYGRDLARGHLVNMGEAVGVMAAQSIGEPGTQLTMRTFHIGGTASQTAAQSQVEVKYEGTVKFHNLKTVKNSEDKVMVTTRSGEVTILDDAGREKERYKVPYGAILEVTEGQKLTSGQSIASWDPHTHPVITEVSGQIEFGNFEGTVEERVDELTGLVTRVVKGAKERSSSVKDARPFIRLLDDKGESTCFAGTQTPAVYYLPENSIVLVQSGVQVVSGDVLARIPQASSKTKDITGGLPRVADLFEARQPKEPAIMAEVSGVISFGKETKGKQRLIITQDSSEQYETLIPKWRTVNVFEGERVERGDIIVEGNSNAHDILRLLGVERLAEYIVDEVQDVYRLQGVRINDKHIEAIIRQMLRKVEIRAAGDTGLIKGEQTEYARVLELNEKMRAEGKVEASFERVLLGITKASLATESFISAASFQETTRVLTEAAVSGKRDTLVGLKENVIVGRLIPAGTGFAYHQARKKASDIADGELRAFIQNDYEEESVSEDILEEMPVVDDRVIEPEDSEL